The window CGTGCTCCCTCAGGACGCGCTGCGCTTCGTCCACCGGTGGCCAGATGGGGGACGAAGCGTTCTCGGCGAGGAACGTGGTGCGGTCCAGCAGGCAGGCCTCGACATCCGCGTAGCGGGTCACGATCCAGTGGTCGAGGTCCCGGTCGTAGAACACGGGTGCCTCGTCCCGCAGCGCGGACAGCTGCGGGTAGGGGTCGACCAGGAAGCCCTGCTCCAACCAACCGACACCCTCGGAGACCGGACACGCTCGGACGCCGTCCACGCGGCCACCGTACCTACGACAGCATTTCGGCCCGGTGTCGGCTCCGCTCGGCCTCTTACGGCTCGGCGCAGGACCAGTTGGCCGCGTCGTTCACGTCGAGGGCGGCAGGGTTGTCGACGCCTCCGGCGAACACCGAGGCCTCGGGGTAGGGGCACAGCCGGAACGACCGGCCGGGTGCGTCGGCGACCAGCGAGTCGGGCGCGTGGCCGTTCTCGACCCAGTCGACGATCGCCGACAGGGCCTGGTCCGGGACGTCGACCGGTCCGGGGCCGCCGCCGCAGTGGAGCAGCCCCGGTACGGGGAACAGGCGGGCGAACGAGTCGACGTCGCCTCGACGACGGATGTCGGCGATCCCGTCGTAGTACTCGATCGTGTCGTTGATGGAGATCGCGTTGTCGGCGACGCCGTGCCAGATCAGCAGCTTGCCGCCGGCCCGCTCGAAGCGCGCCAGGTCGGCGGGATCGGCTTCACCCGAGGCCTGGTACACCCGATCGAACAGCTGGCGCCACTGGCGGACGTAGCCCCGGTCGTCGAAGCGGAACTGGGTGGTGAAGTCGTAGTCCGGCCCGAACAGACCCTTGCTGTAGGTGTCGAACACCGTGAAGCCGGCCGGAGCGGTCGTCGCCGTCCACGGCGGTGGAGTCAGACCGACCAGGAACGACGACCAGCCGATGGGGTTGGCCAGGCTGAACCCCGGATAGCTCGCGCCGGGAGTGTCGAGGCCCCCGAGGACGATGTCGAGCAGCTCCAGCTGGGGCGGCGTGAAGATGCCGAGCGAGGCAGGGTCGAACGAGACCCGGCTGGGGTCCCAGATCAGTCCGTCGTCGGCGCCGTCGGCGTCGTCGAACTGCTCGACGACCGCGGCCTCGAGCTGGGCGAGCTGCTGCGGGGAGACCCAGGTGTCGGGGTTCTCCAACACGAGATCGGCGACCCGGCCGAAGAGCAGGATGTTCTGCGGATCGATGCCCGGTGCACCCAGGATCACGCCGT is drawn from Acidimicrobiales bacterium and contains these coding sequences:
- a CDS encoding tannase/feruloyl esterase family alpha/beta hydrolase, with protein sequence MWGTSVRRSLFAATALVSIVVVATAADAGQPRHHRTGLDCNVEQIQRRAGRPISRDARTVEIVSAVEMTTAAPAVSYCRVDGYVVTQGPGPDPNHVNFMVALPEGFEQRYFFVGVGGSAGIVPPPPDAQLREGYAVAGTDGGSPTPGIDWRFAIDRTKAFDYGQRGVHVSAVATQRITRAFYGLSGRQDELFSYISGCSGGGRMGNAEASTYPDTFDGVILGAPGIDPQNILLFGRVADLVLENPDTWVSPQQLAQLEAAVVEQFDDADGADDGLIWDPSRVSFDPASLGIFTPPQLELLDIVLGGLDTPGASYPGFSLANPIGWSSFLVGLTPPPWTATTAPAGFTVFDTYSKGLFGPDYDFTTQFRFDDRGYVRQWRQLFDRVYQASGEADPADLARFERAGGKLLIWHGVADNAISINDTIEYYDGIADIRRRGDVDSFARLFPVPGLLHCGGGPGPVDVPDQALSAIVDWVENGHAPDSLVADAPGRSFRLCPYPEASVFAGGVDNPAALDVNDAANWSCAEP